The following proteins come from a genomic window of Halorubrum lacusprofundi ATCC 49239:
- a CDS encoding helix-turn-helix transcriptional regulator, with translation MSSPANDELATVLLKRYECLNALINHPQAKPELVDTLDMPRSTLDDVVRELEQADLVEYRDGDWYSTQSGRLACRAHRNYLDQLDNLGDVSSVLDFMDTDEEVSWAFIEGADTYETHSSIQDAVMTTLLDFVEVATDVRVVTPNVVAGYADRFYEMGISGRNATFEMIIPPEVHAWFHSTYPSISTDVLNDPDVDVLRASIPFSYGLSIFDHDRAGITIFTEQGIAGLIVNDTDDALSWAEKQYERVKQNADPILLRGGSIKHRINSSADRF, from the coding sequence ATGTCGAGCCCCGCTAACGATGAACTCGCTACTGTCCTCCTCAAGCGCTATGAGTGTCTCAACGCGCTCATCAACCATCCTCAAGCCAAACCCGAGCTCGTTGACACACTCGATATGCCTCGTTCAACTCTTGATGATGTCGTTCGTGAGCTCGAACAAGCAGATCTCGTCGAGTACAGAGATGGAGACTGGTATTCAACACAGTCAGGCCGGTTAGCCTGTCGTGCACACCGCAACTACCTTGACCAACTCGACAACCTTGGGGATGTTTCGTCAGTGCTGGATTTCATGGACACTGATGAAGAGGTTAGTTGGGCGTTCATCGAAGGTGCGGACACCTACGAGACCCATTCGAGTATTCAGGACGCCGTGATGACTACGCTTCTGGACTTTGTTGAAGTAGCGACCGATGTTCGTGTTGTGACGCCAAACGTCGTTGCCGGGTATGCTGACCGGTTCTACGAAATGGGGATTTCAGGACGAAATGCCACGTTCGAGATGATCATCCCTCCGGAGGTCCATGCGTGGTTTCATTCAACGTACCCGTCGATATCGACAGACGTACTGAACGACCCGGATGTCGATGTCTTGCGTGCGTCCATCCCGTTTTCGTACGGGCTCTCGATTTTCGATCACGACCGCGCAGGGATCACCATCTTCACAGAGCAAGGCATCGCTGGCCTGATCGTCAATGACACCGACGACGCACTCTCATGGGCTGAAAAGCAGTATGAACGCGTGAAACAGAACGCAGACCCGATCCTGCTGCGCGGAGGGTCTATCAAACATCGAATAAATAGTTCAGCGGATCGTTTCTGA
- a CDS encoding IS4 family transposase, with the protein MRRLTTLFPSEFLEEHAEELGVVERDRKLQIPAFVWAFVFGFAAGESRTLAGFRRSYNSTADETISPSGFYQWLTPTLAEYFRDLVERGLDEVAVSDAVDADTDRFRDVMVADGTVLRLHEFLSDQFEARHEEQAGAKLHLLHNATEQTIERIDTADEKTHDSTLFKTGPWLENRLMLFDLAYFKYRRFALIDENGGYFVSRLKQNANPVITAELREWRGRAIPLEGKQLRTVLDDLDRKYIDVEVEVEFKRGPYNGTQSLDTKRFRVVGVRDEDADDYHLYMTNLARKEFFPADLAEIYRCRWEVELLFRELKTQYELDEFDTSDEHVVRILLYAALLSLLVSRDLLDLVTEQADDELVFPTERWAATFRSHAQLILHELGEFLGYSPPPLLDRLIEDAQKIHKRRPILQETLATATQPRCEA; encoded by the coding sequence ATGCGTCGGCTCACTACACTGTTTCCCTCCGAGTTCCTCGAAGAGCACGCCGAGGAACTCGGCGTGGTCGAACGTGACCGCAAGCTCCAGATCCCTGCCTTCGTTTGGGCGTTCGTGTTCGGCTTCGCCGCAGGTGAAAGCCGAACACTCGCCGGGTTCAGGCGATCTTACAACTCAACTGCCGATGAGACAATCTCGCCCAGTGGGTTCTATCAGTGGTTGACGCCGACGCTTGCGGAGTACTTCCGCGACCTCGTCGAGCGCGGTCTCGACGAGGTCGCTGTCTCTGATGCTGTTGACGCTGATACCGATCGATTTAGAGACGTGATGGTCGCCGATGGAACGGTGTTGCGGTTACATGAGTTTCTTTCAGATCAGTTCGAAGCCCGCCATGAGGAGCAGGCTGGAGCGAAGCTCCACCTGCTCCACAATGCCACAGAGCAGACGATCGAACGAATCGATACTGCTGACGAGAAAACACACGACAGCACCCTGTTCAAAACAGGGCCATGGCTTGAGAACCGCCTCATGCTGTTCGATCTCGCCTACTTCAAGTACCGCCGGTTTGCGCTGATCGACGAGAACGGCGGCTACTTCGTGAGCCGGCTGAAACAGAACGCGAACCCGGTGATTACGGCAGAATTACGGGAATGGCGCGGCCGCGCCATTCCCTTAGAAGGCAAGCAGCTCCGAACTGTTCTCGACGATCTCGATCGGAAGTACATCGATGTGGAGGTCGAAGTCGAGTTCAAGCGGGGGCCGTACAATGGGACACAGTCGCTGGATACGAAGCGATTTCGCGTCGTCGGCGTCCGCGACGAGGACGCCGACGACTACCACCTGTACATGACGAATTTAGCGAGGAAGGAGTTCTTTCCGGCGGATTTAGCGGAGATCTACCGCTGTCGGTGGGAAGTTGAGTTGCTGTTCCGGGAGCTGAAGACACAGTACGAATTGGACGAGTTCGACACGAGTGACGAACACGTGGTGAGGATCTTATTGTACGCAGCGCTGCTGTCGCTGCTTGTAAGCCGCGATCTGTTAGATCTAGTCACTGAGCAGGCGGATGATGAGCTTGTGTTTCCGACAGAGCGCTGGGCGGCGACCTTTCGGTCGCACGCCCAGCTTATTCTCCACGAACTCGGTGAGTTCCTCGGCTACTCACCACCGCCGCTGCTCGACCGGCTGATCGAAGACGCTCAAAAGATCCACAAGCGACGACCAATCTTACAAGAGACGCTCGCTACCGCTACACAACCGAGATGTGAGGCTTAA
- a CDS encoding DUF6338 family protein — protein sequence MPALSPENVLLSLIVVAPGFIAVYTAIIIGGLEESLSDGRLLGASIAAAFIIDPLFFWGYTLFGGEITDPTAAVRLFFEGGFRPERVLILALLSVAVGVVGAVAVSGDFAYAARERLQRRFDVNSHPHQPWVGSLKTANIVRVLTTESWFQGYIAEWSESGNERQIALGYPAEWDGDGWSKMGLTKILLFEEDIEQIQVVNEVDSEGRRTHPAGDSEDNEADDDPDSE from the coding sequence ATGCCAGCGCTCTCTCCAGAGAACGTCCTTCTATCGCTAATCGTCGTTGCACCCGGCTTCATTGCAGTCTACACCGCTATTATCATCGGAGGCCTCGAAGAATCACTCTCGGACGGACGACTACTCGGCGCGAGTATCGCAGCGGCGTTCATTATCGATCCGCTATTCTTCTGGGGCTACACGCTGTTCGGTGGGGAGATCACTGACCCAACAGCAGCGGTTAGATTGTTTTTCGAAGGAGGATTCAGGCCAGAGCGAGTTCTCATACTCGCACTTCTCTCTGTAGCAGTCGGAGTCGTCGGTGCCGTGGCCGTCAGTGGCGATTTCGCGTATGCCGCTCGCGAAAGACTTCAACGACGGTTTGACGTGAATAGTCATCCACACCAGCCCTGGGTGGGATCGCTAAAAACGGCGAACATCGTTCGAGTGTTGACCACTGAGTCGTGGTTCCAGGGATACATCGCTGAGTGGAGTGAGTCGGGGAATGAACGGCAAATCGCTCTAGGTTACCCTGCAGAGTGGGATGGAGACGGTTGGTCAAAGATGGGTTTAACAAAAATACTTCTCTTTGAAGAGGACATCGAACAGATTCAAGTCGTGAATGAGGTTGATTCAGAAGGAAGGAGAACACACCCCGCTGGCGACAGCGAGGACAATGAAGCCGATGATGATCCTGACTCCGAGTGA
- a CDS encoding helix-turn-helix domain-containing protein — protein MLDHTAAQVLLAIESGDSIRCVAQHLHTPYETVRQAVNRLEDAGYVTYDEGLSVVDEHVRDAARELVAASAGVSPPSIEEAYVIPQFGEWPFAFTRVDAVYVWTQGGYQVSRDPDDYPIFIAVREQDIDAWETFFAPFGLPTAFERQPSDEIDGRLQIVLEPRPSLDIEHVEGYPVIPRDETIEYMRENYAQFQSGLAMLDRMYEDLDLGVTYRETERAQT, from the coding sequence ATGCTCGACCACACGGCGGCCCAGGTCCTCCTCGCCATCGAGAGTGGTGACTCCATCCGTTGTGTCGCGCAGCATCTCCACACACCGTACGAGACGGTGAGACAGGCCGTCAACCGACTCGAAGACGCAGGCTACGTCACCTATGACGAAGGGCTCTCAGTCGTCGACGAGCACGTCCGCGACGCTGCCCGCGAGCTCGTCGCTGCCAGCGCCGGCGTCAGTCCACCCTCCATCGAGGAGGCCTACGTCATCCCACAGTTCGGTGAGTGGCCATTCGCGTTTACGCGGGTCGACGCCGTCTACGTGTGGACCCAAGGCGGCTACCAAGTCAGCCGCGATCCCGACGATTACCCGATATTCATCGCTGTTCGCGAGCAGGACATCGACGCCTGGGAGACGTTCTTCGCACCCTTCGGGCTACCAACCGCCTTCGAGCGCCAGCCCAGCGACGAGATCGATGGTCGCCTGCAGATCGTTCTCGAGCCACGCCCCTCACTCGACATCGAGCACGTTGAAGGCTACCCGGTGATCCCGAGAGACGAGACGATCGAGTATATGCGTGAGAACTACGCCCAATTCCAGTCGGGGCTGGCGATGCTCGACCGGATGTACGAGGACCTCGACCTCGGCGTCACGTATCGGGAGACAGAACGGGCACAGACATAG